From the genome of Streptomyces sp. NBC_00659, one region includes:
- a CDS encoding caspase, EACC1-associated type, with the protein MRKAALLVVNQHYADGRFTELPGAAADAEHLAAVLGDAAIGEFEVTVVENGTALEIRKAIQSFFALAQSQDLLLLHLSCHGRKDSRGRLHFVASDTDRDLLDATAVPSQFVADQLEESLCRRAVVLLDCCFSGAFAKGLRTRGAAPTVDVNEPLSGPGRVVITSSTALQYSHESERSSRERAEPSIFTAAVVEGLRDGTADLDGDGYVSAEELYAFVHDRVRSRMPSQTPTRSVNNSEGTLYLTRNPGILHLTAPEGPALPDTLRAAILTGASWQRLGALHEVERLLGSRQGPVREAALEALTTLVRDRDPQVGAQAGRLWHSRGLGELPSGTPDTASRATRPTADGPKILGIDFGTTNSAVAVFLDGEVRVIPNRHGEVTTPSVVAFAEDGTLLVGKAAKERASRVPGGAIHRIKRELGTGWTYRHGVRRFSAEEVASWILADLRASAEAHLGETATRAILTVPAYFNHVQRAALTDAAALAGIETVRMLNEPTAAALSYGFGRGDENIAVFDLGGDTLDVSLLGISDGVVETLATSGDSKLGGSDWDGRVVDHLVREFALRQGVRLTDRAALQRVAEAAEAAKIELSRATSTVVDLPHIATSPSGPVHMDVTLTRAQLDGLAKDLLERCAQLVQRALKSAWRVEGIDDIDHFVLVGGATRMPAIATLVKELAGGREPVRGIIPEGVVIGAALQSAALSGRTSEPLLLDVTSPPLGVETAGTGNETSVLPDRRSAAHAQAQESGPRKAPAQVSPEQPKAGS; encoded by the coding sequence ATGCGTAAAGCCGCACTCCTCGTCGTCAACCAGCACTACGCGGACGGACGTTTCACCGAGCTGCCGGGTGCCGCCGCGGACGCCGAGCACCTCGCCGCCGTGCTCGGCGACGCGGCCATCGGCGAGTTCGAGGTCACCGTCGTCGAGAACGGCACGGCGCTGGAGATCCGCAAGGCGATCCAGTCCTTCTTCGCCCTCGCGCAGAGCCAGGACCTGCTCCTGCTCCACCTCTCCTGCCACGGCCGGAAGGACTCCCGGGGCCGGCTGCACTTCGTCGCCTCGGACACCGACCGGGACTTACTGGACGCGACCGCGGTCCCCTCCCAATTCGTCGCGGACCAGCTGGAGGAGAGTCTCTGCCGGCGGGCCGTCGTCCTCCTGGACTGCTGTTTCAGCGGGGCGTTCGCCAAAGGGCTGAGGACCCGCGGAGCCGCGCCGACGGTCGATGTGAACGAGCCCCTCTCCGGGCCGGGCCGGGTCGTGATCACCTCCTCGACCGCCCTGCAGTACAGCCACGAGAGCGAGAGGAGCAGCAGGGAGCGGGCCGAACCGTCCATCTTCACCGCCGCCGTGGTCGAAGGACTGCGGGACGGCACGGCCGACCTGGACGGGGACGGATATGTGTCGGCCGAGGAGCTGTACGCCTTCGTGCACGACCGCGTACGCAGCCGGATGCCCAGCCAGACGCCGACCCGCAGCGTCAACAACTCCGAGGGCACCCTCTATCTGACGCGCAACCCCGGCATCCTCCACCTGACCGCGCCCGAGGGCCCGGCGCTTCCCGACACGCTCCGCGCCGCGATCCTCACCGGGGCCAGCTGGCAGCGGCTGGGCGCCCTGCACGAGGTGGAACGGCTGCTCGGCAGTCGGCAGGGCCCGGTCCGCGAGGCCGCGCTGGAAGCCCTGACCACGCTGGTGCGCGACCGTGACCCGCAGGTCGGCGCCCAGGCCGGGAGACTCTGGCACAGCCGTGGCCTCGGCGAGCTGCCTTCGGGGACACCGGACACCGCCTCCCGGGCCACCCGGCCGACCGCGGACGGGCCGAAGATCCTCGGCATCGATTTCGGGACGACCAATTCCGCGGTGGCCGTGTTCCTGGACGGTGAGGTGCGGGTCATCCCGAACCGTCACGGAGAGGTCACCACTCCGAGCGTCGTGGCGTTCGCCGAGGACGGGACGCTGCTGGTGGGGAAGGCCGCCAAGGAGCGGGCTTCCCGCGTTCCCGGCGGCGCCATCCACCGGATCAAACGGGAACTGGGCACGGGATGGACCTACCGGCACGGGGTCCGCCGCTTCTCCGCCGAGGAGGTCGCCTCCTGGATCCTCGCCGACCTGCGGGCGAGCGCGGAAGCCCATCTGGGCGAGACGGCGACCCGGGCGATCCTCACCGTCCCCGCCTACTTCAACCACGTCCAGCGGGCGGCCCTGACGGACGCGGCTGCTCTCGCGGGCATCGAAACCGTCAGGATGCTGAACGAGCCGACCGCCGCGGCACTTTCGTACGGTTTCGGCCGGGGTGACGAGAACATCGCGGTGTTCGACCTGGGTGGAGACACCTTGGACGTGTCGCTGCTGGGCATCAGTGACGGGGTCGTCGAGACACTGGCCACCAGCGGTGACAGCAAGCTCGGGGGAAGCGACTGGGACGGCCGCGTCGTAGATCACCTCGTGCGCGAATTCGCCCTCCGCCAGGGTGTCCGGCTTACCGACCGGGCCGCCCTCCAGCGGGTGGCCGAGGCCGCTGAAGCCGCGAAGATCGAGCTGTCCCGGGCCACATCCACCGTCGTCGACCTGCCGCACATCGCGACCTCTCCGTCCGGGCCGGTTCACATGGACGTCACGCTGACGCGCGCACAACTGGACGGGCTGGCGAAGGATCTGCTGGAGCGCTGCGCCCAACTGGTACAGCGGGCACTGAAGTCCGCCTGGCGCGTCGAGGGGATCGACGACATCGACCACTTCGTCCTGGTGGGCGGAGCCACCCGGATGCCGGCGATCGCCACGCTCGTCAAGGAGCTGGCCGGCGGGCGGGAACCGGTCCGCGGCATCATCCCCGAGGGGGTGGTCATCGGCGCCGCGCTGCAGAGCGCCGCACTGAGCGGCCGGACGAGCGAGCCACTGCTCCTGGACGTGACCTCGCCGCCTCTCGGTGTCGAGACGGCCGGAACCGGCAACGAGACGTCCGTGCTGCCGGACCGGCGCAGCGCCGCCCACGCCCAGGCGCAGGAATCCGGCCCCCGGAAGGCGCCGGCCCAGGTTTCCCCGGAACAGCCGAAGGCCGGTTCCTGA
- a CDS encoding DUF2264 domain-containing protein — MPVEPAEDRSLSPYTGRTRAHWEATADALLAAVAPYATDDQALYHFPGNRTSSAGRLSDGLEGYARTLLLAGFRRDEKTLERYARGLAAGTAGVWPRVEDRSQPLVEAASIALALRLTRPLLWDRLDDGVRERAAAWLGDALTAEPWACNWELFPVTVGGFLQEIGYEPEASRAAIDRGLERIEQWYLGDGWYTDGHGRKFDYYNGWAMHLYPVLHAWLADDARLLDLYAGRLEAHLGDYARLFGGDGAPMLQGRSLTYRFAATAPLWLGALTGRTPLSPGETRRLASGALGYFLDRGAVDGNGLLTLGWHGPDEAFVQHYSGPASPYWASKAFVALLLPPEHEVWTATEEPGPAERVDAVTPVGPPNWLLQSTRSDGLVRLHNHGSEDVRYDPYYTRLAYSTVTAPSPSYDNSVIVGAGASRTRIVPLGVGEGWAASRHTVSEGVEAGCLVVARGAVEVRAHLVSGADPGTPVRVTGWAAQDGARSELLPAHGLSGTGEGVTGDGPSLFVALVRLTADRDPLPLTDLVSVRVTTPEDKGSGAYDVMVTWAAGGTACFRFDGTGGIVPLNGGDLTGIP, encoded by the coding sequence ATGCCCGTCGAACCCGCCGAGGACCGCTCTCTCAGCCCGTACACCGGCCGTACCCGCGCCCATTGGGAGGCGACCGCCGATGCCCTGCTCGCCGCGGTCGCCCCGTACGCCACCGACGACCAGGCCCTCTACCACTTCCCCGGAAACCGCACGAGCAGCGCGGGCAGACTCTCCGACGGCCTGGAGGGCTACGCCCGTACGCTGCTGCTGGCGGGCTTCCGTCGTGACGAGAAGACCCTGGAGCGGTACGCGCGGGGGCTGGCCGCCGGAACGGCGGGCGTCTGGCCCCGGGTCGAGGACCGCAGCCAGCCACTCGTCGAGGCCGCCTCGATCGCGCTCGCGCTGCGGCTGACCCGGCCCCTGCTGTGGGACCGGCTGGACGACGGCGTGCGGGAACGGGCCGCCGCATGGCTCGGTGACGCGCTGACGGCCGAACCCTGGGCCTGCAACTGGGAGTTGTTCCCGGTGACGGTCGGCGGCTTCCTCCAGGAGATCGGCTACGAGCCCGAGGCGTCGCGCGCGGCGATCGACCGCGGCCTGGAGCGCATCGAGCAGTGGTATCTCGGGGACGGGTGGTACACCGACGGCCACGGGCGCAAGTTCGACTACTACAACGGCTGGGCGATGCACCTCTATCCGGTGCTGCACGCCTGGCTGGCGGACGACGCCCGGCTGCTCGACCTGTACGCCGGCCGTCTGGAGGCCCATCTCGGCGACTACGCCCGCCTGTTCGGCGGTGACGGCGCGCCGATGCTCCAAGGCCGCTCGCTCACCTACCGCTTCGCGGCCACCGCCCCCCTGTGGCTCGGCGCGCTCACCGGCCGAACCCCCCTGTCCCCGGGCGAGACCCGGCGCCTCGCCTCCGGCGCCCTCGGCTACTTCCTCGACCGGGGCGCGGTGGACGGCAACGGCCTGCTCACCCTCGGCTGGCACGGCCCCGACGAGGCGTTCGTGCAGCACTATTCCGGCCCCGCCTCGCCGTACTGGGCGAGCAAGGCCTTCGTCGCCCTGCTGCTGCCCCCGGAGCACGAGGTCTGGACGGCCACGGAGGAACCGGGCCCGGCGGAACGCGTCGACGCCGTCACTCCGGTCGGACCGCCCAACTGGCTGCTCCAGTCGACACGTTCGGACGGACTGGTCCGCCTCCACAACCACGGCAGCGAGGACGTCCGCTACGACCCCTACTACACGCGGCTCGCCTACTCGACGGTGACGGCGCCCTCACCGTCGTACGACAACAGCGTGATCGTCGGTGCCGGCGCGAGCCGGACGCGGATCGTGCCGCTCGGCGTCGGTGAGGGCTGGGCGGCGTCCCGGCACACTGTTTCGGAGGGCGTCGAGGCAGGCTGCCTCGTGGTCGCGCGGGGGGCCGTGGAGGTCCGGGCCCACCTGGTGTCGGGCGCGGACCCCGGGACGCCGGTACGGGTCACGGGCTGGGCCGCGCAGGACGGCGCGCGCTCCGAACTCCTGCCCGCGCACGGCCTGTCGGGAACGGGGGAGGGCGTCACCGGGGACGGCCCGTCCCTCTTCGTCGCGCTCGTCCGCCTCACGGCCGACCGGGACCCGCTCCCGCTCACGGACCTGGTGTCCGTGCGGGTGACGACGCCCGAGGACAAGGGATCCGGAGCGTACGACGTGATGGTGACCTGGGCCGCCGGAGGAACGGCGTGCTTCCGGTTCGACGGCACCGGCGGAATCGTCCCCCTGAACGGCGGCGACCTCACCGGCATTCCCTAG
- a CDS encoding rhamnogalacturonan acetylesterase, whose product MRRLTIAVPLLAVAAAGTLSAGPARAQAGSPGPGTENCTATACHFDVPPGTYDVSVLLGGPAAASTSISGETRRSLLPETATEAGRPVARAFTVDVRTPEGEPTGPAGTPGLDLVIGGSAPALAGIRVTSALPGGHGPDRREDGRTRTRQIFLVGDSTVCDQPGDPYSGWGQQLPQYFRKGLSVANYADSGESTVTYLADPALFPTVRTLIRERDLVLIQLAHNDKTTDEATYRANLETLVAGVRARGGDPVLVTPIVRRWFNADGTLDNGTALLVNGLGVDHPAVVRSVAAAGNVPLIDLTAKTKAVVESLGVEGSKAVYLYNEKRDNTHTSVHGATVYAALVRDELLALRLVPRALVRVG is encoded by the coding sequence ATGAGACGCCTCACCATCGCCGTGCCGCTGTTGGCGGTGGCCGCCGCCGGTACCCTGTCGGCCGGCCCGGCCCGGGCCCAGGCGGGGAGTCCCGGCCCGGGCACGGAGAACTGCACGGCGACCGCCTGCCACTTCGACGTTCCGCCGGGCACGTACGACGTCAGCGTGCTGCTCGGCGGACCCGCCGCGGCCAGTACGTCCATCAGCGGAGAGACCCGTCGCTCCCTGCTCCCCGAGACCGCCACCGAGGCGGGCCGGCCGGTCGCGCGCGCCTTCACCGTCGACGTCCGCACCCCCGAGGGCGAGCCGACCGGCCCCGCGGGTACCCCCGGCCTGGACCTGGTCATCGGCGGTTCGGCGCCCGCGCTCGCCGGCATCCGGGTGACCTCCGCCCTCCCCGGCGGACACGGTCCCGACCGCCGGGAGGACGGCCGCACACGCACCCGGCAGATCTTCCTGGTCGGCGACTCGACCGTCTGTGACCAGCCCGGCGACCCGTACTCCGGCTGGGGCCAGCAACTGCCGCAGTACTTCAGGAAGGGCCTCTCGGTCGCCAACTACGCCGATTCCGGGGAGAGTACGGTCACCTACCTCGCCGACCCGGCGCTCTTCCCGACGGTCCGGACGCTGATCCGCGAACGCGACCTGGTGCTCATCCAGCTCGCCCACAACGACAAGACGACCGACGAGGCGACCTACCGCGCGAACCTCGAGACGCTGGTCGCGGGGGTCCGCGCGCGGGGCGGCGACCCCGTCCTCGTCACACCGATCGTCCGCCGCTGGTTCAACGCGGACGGCACCCTGGACAACGGCACCGCGCTGCTGGTGAACGGCCTGGGCGTGGACCACCCGGCCGTCGTGCGCTCGGTCGCCGCCGCCGGGAACGTGCCGCTCATCGACCTCACGGCGAAGACCAAGGCCGTCGTCGAGTCGCTGGGCGTCGAGGGCTCCAAGGCGGTCTACCTCTACAACGAGAAGCGGGACAACACCCACACCTCGGTGCACGGGGCCACGGTGTACGCGGCCCTGGTCCGCGACGAACTCCTCGCCCTGCGTCTGGTGCCGAGGGCCCTGGTGAGGGTGGGATGA
- a CDS encoding rhomboid family intramembrane serine protease, producing MGGPDEGRGGRADAGPVNADQMIAEARKAFFVMFGFLAIVWLVQLANYADDYAFSRDYGLVSDDIGTLPDILSAPFLHWSWAHIESNSGPLFVFGFLAAYRGVVRFLGLSLLVATTSGLVVWFFERGHVETVGASGLIFGYFGYVVVRGIFDRHLIDTLIGVVMAASFAYMLTVAVPGTPGVSWLGHLGGLIGGLAGAWLFRDRRPRPLPPTRSDGGGGAPARRAPNPDPTNPRADLHKELGDLGLL from the coding sequence ATGGGTGGTCCGGACGAGGGCCGGGGCGGCAGAGCGGACGCCGGCCCGGTGAACGCGGATCAGATGATCGCGGAGGCGCGGAAGGCGTTCTTCGTGATGTTCGGTTTCCTGGCGATCGTCTGGCTGGTGCAACTGGCCAACTACGCCGACGATTACGCGTTCTCGCGGGACTACGGTCTGGTGTCGGACGACATCGGCACGCTGCCCGACATACTCAGCGCGCCCTTCCTGCACTGGAGCTGGGCGCACATCGAGAGCAACTCCGGCCCGCTGTTCGTCTTCGGCTTCCTCGCCGCCTACCGAGGTGTGGTCCGCTTTCTCGGACTGAGCCTGCTGGTGGCGACGACCAGCGGGCTCGTGGTGTGGTTCTTCGAACGAGGCCATGTGGAAACGGTGGGTGCGAGCGGCCTGATCTTCGGCTACTTCGGTTACGTCGTGGTCCGCGGGATCTTCGACCGGCACCTGATCGACACCCTGATCGGTGTCGTCATGGCGGCATCCTTCGCCTACATGCTCACCGTCGCGGTACCAGGGACACCGGGGGTGAGCTGGCTCGGCCACCTCGGCGGCCTGATCGGAGGCCTGGCCGGCGCCTGGCTCTTCCGCGACCGCCGCCCCCGCCCCCTGCCGCCCACCCGCTCCGACGGCGGCGGAGGGGCCCCCGCCCGCCGCGCCCCGAACCCGGACCCCACCAACCCGCGCGCGGACCTGCACAAGGAACTGGGCGATCTGGGGCTGCTCTAG
- a CDS encoding RICIN domain-containing protein: protein MSRMSRTTPAPRSVPAPRSASAPRGTRADRHPPRRLYALLVALCLALAGGLLAAAPALAAVQTVTNGTQFTDTSGAPVHAHGGGVLKVGGYYYWFGENRNADNTFRYVDAYRSTDLKNWEFRNHVLTRSSAAELGTAYIERPKVMYNASNGTFVMWMHKENGVDYSEARAAVAVSDTVDGAYAYRGSFQPLGQYMSRDITTFVDTDGTGYMVSAARENYDLQIYRLTADYTGIAALVADPWHGGHREAPALFKRGSVYFMLTSAATGWSPNQQQYATATSLAGPWSAMANVGDSTAYGSQTAYVLPVQGTSGTSYLYMGDRWGNAFGGTVDDSRYVWLPLAFPTSTTMSLSWSPEIGVDAAAGTISATSAAYETLTARHSGKCADVPNQSLWQGIALAQYTCNGGGNQKFWFKSLGSGYYELMGRGSSLCLTESGTGVSQEDCSGTTAQQWSVTASGGYVLLKARASGECLDVSGASTANSAPLITYTCNGGTNQQWTRGT from the coding sequence ATGAGCCGTATGAGCCGCACCACGCCCGCCCCACGCTCCGTACCCGCCCCACGCTCCGCGTCCGCCCCACGCGGAACCCGCGCCGATCGGCACCCGCCGAGACGCCTGTACGCCCTCCTCGTCGCCCTCTGTCTCGCCCTCGCCGGGGGACTCCTCGCCGCCGCTCCCGCCCTGGCGGCTGTCCAGACCGTCACCAACGGCACGCAGTTCACGGACACTTCGGGCGCCCCGGTGCACGCGCACGGCGGCGGGGTCCTCAAAGTGGGCGGCTACTACTACTGGTTCGGCGAGAACCGCAACGCCGACAACACCTTCCGGTACGTCGACGCCTACCGCTCCACCGACCTGAAGAACTGGGAGTTCCGCAACCATGTCCTGACCCGGTCCAGTGCCGCCGAGCTGGGCACGGCCTACATCGAGCGGCCCAAGGTCATGTACAACGCGTCCAACGGCACGTTCGTCATGTGGATGCACAAGGAGAACGGCGTCGACTACAGCGAGGCGCGTGCCGCCGTCGCCGTCTCGGACACCGTGGACGGCGCCTATGCCTATCGGGGCAGCTTCCAGCCGCTCGGCCAGTACATGTCCCGTGACATCACGACCTTCGTCGACACCGACGGAACCGGCTACATGGTCTCCGCCGCCCGCGAGAACTACGACCTCCAGATCTACCGGCTCACCGCCGACTACACCGGCATCGCGGCCCTGGTCGCCGACCCCTGGCACGGCGGACACCGTGAGGCACCCGCGCTGTTCAAGCGGGGCAGTGTCTACTTCATGCTGACCTCGGCCGCCACCGGCTGGAGTCCCAACCAGCAGCAGTACGCCACCGCCACCTCGCTCGCCGGCCCCTGGAGCGCGATGGCGAACGTCGGTGACTCCACGGCGTACGGCTCGCAGACCGCGTACGTCCTTCCCGTCCAGGGGACTTCGGGCACCTCCTACCTCTACATGGGCGACCGCTGGGGCAACGCGTTCGGCGGCACGGTCGACGACTCCCGGTACGTCTGGCTGCCGCTCGCCTTCCCGACGTCCACCACGATGTCCCTGTCCTGGTCGCCGGAGATCGGCGTCGACGCGGCCGCCGGGACCATCAGCGCGACGAGCGCCGCCTACGAGACCCTGACGGCCCGTCACTCCGGCAAGTGCGCGGACGTCCCGAACCAGTCGCTGTGGCAGGGGATCGCGCTCGCCCAGTACACCTGCAACGGCGGAGGGAACCAGAAGTTCTGGTTCAAGTCCCTCGGCAGCGGCTACTACGAACTGATGGGCCGGGGCAGTTCCCTGTGCCTGACCGAGAGCGGCACCGGCGTCAGCCAGGAGGACTGCTCCGGCACCACCGCCCAGCAGTGGTCGGTGACGGCATCGGGCGGCTATGTGCTCCTCAAGGCCAGGGCGTCCGGCGAGTGCCTGGACGTGTCCGGCGCCTCCACCGCCAACTCCGCCCCGCTCATCACGTACACCTGCAACGGGGGGACCAACCAGCAGTGGACGCGCGGGACTTGA
- a CDS encoding rhamnogalacturonan lyase B N-terminal domain-containing protein: protein MSGSLNRPVRRRAFVLGGAAAAGTAALSGPLATAASAASFGWSDDGSNYVVDTGANLVFKVSKTNGDLTSLVYRGTEYQGYGGKNSHVESGLGSSTVTVKQSGTTILISVAYGTLKHYYAARSGENNIYLWTNKADTSVSATRYIVRVKAGLFLNDEPDSYTYAPTVIESADVFAKSDGQTRSKHYAKRRVIDYSAIGWTTGSVGLYVVRSNHEKASGGPFYRSLLRHQSTDGGGLYEILYYGENQTEAERFGLQGPYVIAFTDGGTPSSALYPGTLTTAWADSLGISGYVAASGRGKVAGVGISGRDTAYAYTVGLANSAAQYWGSARSSDGWFSIGGVLPGTYTLTVFKGELAVHTTSVTVAAGGTTTLNTIAIASSNDPANATAIWRIGTWDGTPAGFKNADLMTYAHPSDVRAAAWTGNVVIGSGSETASFPAYIWKDVNSGLLVYFKLTAAQAAAAHTLRIGVTTAYANGRPQVTVNSWVSAIPSPPTQPSTRSLTVGSYRGNNTTFTYSVPASAWLGDTGQYNVLKIDVVSGSGTTSYLSAGTSIDALDLLA, encoded by the coding sequence ATGTCCGGATCCCTGAACAGGCCGGTCCGCCGCCGCGCCTTCGTGCTCGGCGGCGCTGCCGCCGCCGGCACCGCGGCCCTCTCCGGGCCGCTCGCCACCGCCGCGTCCGCCGCGTCCTTCGGCTGGAGCGACGACGGCTCGAACTACGTCGTCGACACCGGCGCGAACCTCGTCTTCAAGGTGAGCAAGACGAACGGAGACCTGACCTCGCTGGTCTACCGGGGCACCGAGTACCAGGGCTACGGAGGCAAGAACTCGCATGTCGAGTCCGGCCTCGGCAGCTCCACCGTGACGGTCAAGCAGTCCGGTACGACGATCCTGATCTCCGTGGCCTACGGCACGCTCAAGCACTACTACGCGGCCCGCAGCGGCGAGAACAACATCTATCTGTGGACCAACAAGGCCGACACCTCCGTCAGCGCGACGCGCTACATCGTGCGGGTCAAGGCCGGTCTGTTCCTCAACGACGAGCCCGATTCCTACACGTACGCGCCGACCGTCATCGAGTCCGCGGACGTGTTCGCGAAGTCGGACGGGCAGACCCGCTCGAAGCACTACGCGAAGCGCCGTGTCATCGACTACTCCGCGATCGGCTGGACCACCGGAAGCGTCGGCCTGTACGTCGTCCGCTCCAACCACGAGAAGGCCTCGGGCGGCCCGTTCTACCGTTCCCTGCTGCGCCACCAGAGCACGGACGGCGGCGGCCTGTACGAGATCCTGTACTACGGCGAGAACCAGACCGAGGCCGAACGCTTCGGTCTCCAGGGCCCGTACGTCATCGCCTTCACGGACGGCGGCACCCCCTCCTCCGCGCTGTACCCGGGCACTCTGACCACCGCGTGGGCGGACTCGCTCGGCATCTCCGGGTACGTCGCGGCGAGCGGCCGGGGCAAGGTCGCGGGCGTCGGCATCTCGGGCCGCGACACCGCGTACGCGTACACCGTCGGGCTCGCCAACTCGGCTGCCCAGTACTGGGGTTCGGCGCGGTCCTCGGACGGTTGGTTCTCGATCGGGGGCGTCCTGCCGGGGACGTACACCCTCACGGTCTTCAAGGGCGAACTCGCCGTCCACACCACCTCGGTGACGGTCGCGGCCGGTGGCACAACCACCCTGAACACCATCGCCATCGCCTCCTCGAACGACCCGGCCAACGCGACCGCGATCTGGCGGATCGGCACCTGGGACGGCACGCCCGCCGGGTTCAAGAACGCGGACCTGATGACGTACGCGCATCCCTCCGACGTCCGGGCCGCCGCGTGGACCGGCAACGTGGTCATCGGCAGCGGCAGCGAGACCGCGTCCTTCCCGGCGTACATCTGGAAGGACGTCAACAGCGGTCTGCTCGTCTACTTCAAACTGACGGCCGCTCAGGCCGCGGCCGCGCACACCCTGCGGATCGGGGTGACCACCGCCTACGCGAACGGACGGCCACAGGTCACGGTCAACAGCTGGGTGTCGGCGATCCCTTCACCGCCCACCCAGCCGAGCACCCGTTCGCTGACGGTCGGTTCGTACCGCGGCAACAACACCACGTTCACGTACAGCGTGCCCGCCAGTGCCTGGCTCGGCGACACCGGCCAGTACAACGTGCTGAAGATCGACGTGGTGAGCGGATCGGGGACGACGTCGTATCTCAGCGCCGGGACGTCGATCGACGCGCTGGATCTGCTGGCCTGA